In the genome of Drosophila pseudoobscura strain MV-25-SWS-2005 chromosome 3, UCI_Dpse_MV25, whole genome shotgun sequence, one region contains:
- the LOC4805279 gene encoding uncharacterized protein isoform X2 translates to MEMSSVLNNILAVDKEQELLQSFIRTGANADEESLDESHKRSKGRGSRSSHKPPIWDRRESRGGRRSSGDRAGRGKQAEDGGDGAGGKRGNRIEAELRAARKRIEEQIAKKKKPKENFVDFYTDKDRAAAVSAGAFDIKQSLQIKQKQDRNEALLIPDEADISSVIALGLKEIKNANPENAIHFFCKALELNSTDINALISRSKCYLLLGEASKALQDAETALGEEKNNIRAIYQKAESLYYLGQFEQSLMFFHRGLRARPELASFRLGVQKTQEAIENTIGTKPRAPPSAPKSDDASEAH, encoded by the exons ATGGAAATGTCGAGTGTACTGAACAACATCCTCGCCGTGGACAAGGAGCAGGAGCTTCTGCAGAGCTTCATCCGGACGGGCGCCAATGCAGACGAGGAGTCCTTGGACGAGTCGCACAAGAGGTCAAAGGGTCGCGGAAGTCGCAGCTCCCACAAGCCGCCCATATGGGATCGCCGCGAGTCGCGCGGCGGACGCAGGTCGTCGGGCGATCGTGCGGGGCGTGGCAAGCAGGCTGAAGACGGTGGCGACGGTGCCGGAGGCAAGCGGGGCAATCGCATCGAGGCAGAGCTACGGGCGGCCCGAAAACGCATCGAGGAGCAGATcgccaagaagaagaagcccaAGGAGAACTTCGTGGACTTCTACACAGACAAGGATCGAGCGGCTGCCGTTAGCGCCGGGGCTTTCGACATCAAACAGAGTCTGCAGATCAAACAGAAGCAGGACCGCAATGAGGCGCTACTTATACCCGACGAGGCAGACATAAGCTCGGTCATAGCTCTGGGGCTCAAGGAGATCAAGAATGCCAATCCTGAGAATGCCATCCACTTCTTCTGCAAG GCTCTGGAGCTGAACAGCACGGACATCAATGCCTTGATATCGCGCAGTAAGTGCTATCTGCTGCTGGGCGAAGCCTCCAAGGCACTGCAGGACGCGGAGACAGCCCTCGGAGAGGAGAAGAACAATATACGAGCCATCTACCAAAAGGCGGAGTCGCTCTACTATTTGGGCCAGTTCGAGCAGAGCCTCATGTTCTTCCACCGCGGACTACGCGCTCGCCCCGAGCTGGCATCCTTCCGACTGGGCGTGCAAAAGACCCAAGAAGCCATCGAGAACACCATCGGCACCAAGCCGCGTGCACCTCCGTCCGCCCCAAAGAGCG ACGACGCGTCAGAAGCCCACTAA
- the LOC4805279 gene encoding tetratricopeptide repeat protein 25 isoform X1 — translation MEMSSVLNNILAVDKEQELLQSFIRTGANADEESLDESHKRSKGRGSRSSHKPPIWDRRESRGGRRSSGDRAGRGKQAEDGGDGAGGKRGNRIEAELRAARKRIEEQIAKKKKPKENFVDFYTDKDRAAAVSAGAFDIKQSLQIKQKQDRNEALLIPDEADISSVIALGLKEIKNANPENAIHFFCKALELNSTDINALISRSKCYLLLGEASKALQDAETALGEEKNNIRAIYQKAESLYYLGQFEQSLMFFHRGLRARPELASFRLGVQKTQEAIENTIGTKPRAPPSAPKSGKSRKSDDNMSKSQMLNSPRPQTTRQKPTKADLERRNARKLLGELCVDKEYLEKLLLHPDLVRADTNTENISTFAKEAVEFLHKRQEFWRQQRQCTALPNHKNLPNDAMPKWF, via the exons ATGGAAATGTCGAGTGTACTGAACAACATCCTCGCCGTGGACAAGGAGCAGGAGCTTCTGCAGAGCTTCATCCGGACGGGCGCCAATGCAGACGAGGAGTCCTTGGACGAGTCGCACAAGAGGTCAAAGGGTCGCGGAAGTCGCAGCTCCCACAAGCCGCCCATATGGGATCGCCGCGAGTCGCGCGGCGGACGCAGGTCGTCGGGCGATCGTGCGGGGCGTGGCAAGCAGGCTGAAGACGGTGGCGACGGTGCCGGAGGCAAGCGGGGCAATCGCATCGAGGCAGAGCTACGGGCGGCCCGAAAACGCATCGAGGAGCAGATcgccaagaagaagaagcccaAGGAGAACTTCGTGGACTTCTACACAGACAAGGATCGAGCGGCTGCCGTTAGCGCCGGGGCTTTCGACATCAAACAGAGTCTGCAGATCAAACAGAAGCAGGACCGCAATGAGGCGCTACTTATACCCGACGAGGCAGACATAAGCTCGGTCATAGCTCTGGGGCTCAAGGAGATCAAGAATGCCAATCCTGAGAATGCCATCCACTTCTTCTGCAAG GCTCTGGAGCTGAACAGCACGGACATCAATGCCTTGATATCGCGCAGTAAGTGCTATCTGCTGCTGGGCGAAGCCTCCAAGGCACTGCAGGACGCGGAGACAGCCCTCGGAGAGGAGAAGAACAATATACGAGCCATCTACCAAAAGGCGGAGTCGCTCTACTATTTGGGCCAGTTCGAGCAGAGCCTCATGTTCTTCCACCGCGGACTACGCGCTCGCCCCGAGCTGGCATCCTTCCGACTGGGCGTGCAAAAGACCCAAGAAGCCATCGAGAACACCATCGGCACCAAGCCGCGTGCACCTCCGTCCGCCCCAAAGAGCGGCAAGTCGCGCAAGTCCGACGACAACATGTCAAAGTCGCAGATGCTTAACAGTCCCCGTCCGCAGACGACGCGTCAGAAGCCCACTAAGGCGGACCTGGAGCGCCGCAATGCTCGGAAGCTCCTGGGAGAGCTATGCGTGGACAAAGAGTATCTGGAGAAGCTGTTGCTACATCCGGACCTGGTACGCGCCGACACCAACACGGAGAACATATCCACGTTTGCCAAGGAGGCGGTCGAGTTCCTCCACAAACGACAAGAGTTCTGGCGACAGCAGCGGCAATGCACGGCTCTTCCCAACCACAAGAACCTGCCCAACGATGCGATGCCCAAGTGGTTCTAA
- the GlcT gene encoding ceramide glucosyltransferase: protein MSHLPVPLYGFAAFFMIFWFGTWMVHLIAICYGKYKLHKKSCKLPPESSPLPGVSILKPLMGVDPNLQHNLETFFTMDYPLYELLFCVEDKDDPAIKLVEGLLEKYPRIDARLFVGGSDVGVNPKINNIHPGYMAAKFDFVMISDSGIKMKNDTLLDMVQNMSEKHALVHQMPFTCDREGFAAIFEKVFFGTVQSRIYLSADVLGINCHTGMSCLLRKAVIDQLGGLRAFGCYLAEDFFIAKGVTKLGWKMRISNQPALQNSGLCDIGSFQARLIRWAKLRVAMVPTTILLEPLSECMILGAFAAWSASVLFNWDPLVFYMVHILCWLLSDWLLLSIVQHGSMPFHKFEFVIGWLFRELTGPYLFLHALWDPAIRWRTRTFKLHWGGMAYELNTPADCQTAPLQPQPAPTLPTDSGQAVAEVTPAATFCTGAKHRLLVS, encoded by the coding sequence ATGTCACACCTACCTGTGCCACTGTACGGCTTCGCAGCGTTTTTCATGATTTTCTGGTTTGGCACCTGGATGGTCCATCTGATAGCCATTTGCTACGGGAAGTACAAGCTGCACAAGAAGTCGTGCAAGCTGCCGCCAGAGTCGTCGCCACTGCCGGGTGTCTCCATCCTTAAACCGCTGATGGGCGTGGATCCGAACTTGCAGCACAACCTGGAGACCTTCTTCACGATGGACTATCCTTTGTACGAGCTGCTTTTCTGTGTGGAGGACAAGGACGATCCGGCCATAAAGCTGGTCGAGGGCCTGCTGGAAAAGTATCCCCGGATAGACGCCCGGCTCTTTGTGGGCGGCTCTGATGTGGGCGTCAATCCGAAAATCAACAACATCCATCCCGGCTACATGGCGGCAAAGTTCGATTTCGTTATGATTTCCGACAGTGGCATTAAAATGAAGAACGACACGCTGCTGGACATGGTCCAGAACATGTCCGAGAAGCACGCCCTGGTCCATCAGATGCCGTTCACCTGCGACCGGGAGGGATTTGCCGCCATTTTCGAGAAGGTCTTCTTCGGCACCGTCCAGAGCAGAATCTACCTATCGGCCGATGTTCTCGGCATAAACTGCCACACGGGAATGTCGTGTCTTCTGCGGAAAGCAGTCATCGATCAGCTGGGCGGCCTAAGGGCCTTTGGCTGCTATCTTGCGGAGGACTTCTTTATCGCCAAAGGCGTAACGAAGCTGGGATGGAAAATGAGAATCTCCAATCAGCCCGCTCTGCAGAACAGCGGACTGTGCGACATCGGCAGCTTTCAGGCGCGGCTCATACGATGGGCTAAGCTGCGCGTGGCCATGGTGCCTACGACCATACTGCTGGAGCCGCTCTCCGAGTGCATGATTCTGGGGGCCTTCGCGGCCTGGTCAGCCTCGGTTCTGTTCAACTGGGACCCCCTGGTGTTCTACATGGTGCACATACTCTGCTGGTTGCTTTCCgactggctgctgctctccatAGTCCAGCACGGCTCAATGCCGTTCCACAAGTTCGAGTTTGTCATTGGCTGGCTGTTCAGGGAGCTGACGGGGCCCTATCTGTTCCTGCACGCGCTCTGGGACCCGGCGATACGTTGGCGAACTCGCACCTTCAAGCTACACTGGGGTGGCATGGCCTACGAGCTGAACACACCCGCCGATTGTCAAACCGCACCgctgcagccacagccggCGCCGACGTTACCGACGGATTCGGGTCAAGCGGTGGCGGAGGTCACGCCAGCGGCCACATTCTGTACAGGAGCGAAGCACCGTCTGCTGGTGTCGTAG
- the Synj gene encoding synaptojanin-1, whose translation MAMSKVIRVLEKSIAPSPHSVLLEHRHKSDSILFESHAVALLTQQETDVIRKQYTKVCDAYGCLGVLQLNAGESTVLFLVLVTGCVSMGKIGDVEIFRITQTTFVSLQNAAPNEDKISEVRKLLNSGTFYFAHINTSASATAGTSGSSFSKFDITLCAQRRQQTSETDNRFFWNRMMHIHLMRFGIDCQSWLLQAMCGSVEIRTVYVGAKNARAAIISRLSCERAGTRFNVRGTNDEGYVANFVETEQVIYVDGEVTSHIQTRGSVPLFWEQPGVQVGSHKVKLSRGFETSAAAFDRHMSMMRQRYGYQTIVNLLGSSLIGSKEGEAMLSNEFQRHHGMSAHKDVPHVVFDYHQECRGGNFSALAKLKERIVACGANYGVFHASNGQVVREQFGVVRTNCLDCLDRTNCVQTYLGLDMLNLQLESLKMGGKQQNISRFEEIFRQMWINNGNEVSKIYAGTGAIQGGSKLMDGARSAARTIQNNLLDNSKQEAIDVLLVGSTLSSELADRARILLPSNMLHAPTTVLRELCKRYTEYVHPRMARIAVGTYNVNGGKHFRSIVFKDSLADWLLDCHAMARSKALVDVNNPSEHVDHPVDIYAIGFEEIVDLNASNIMAASTDNAKQWAEELQKTISRDNDYVLLTYQQLVGVCLYIYIRPEHAPHIRDVAIDCVKTGLGGATGNKGACAIRFVLHGTSMCFVCAHFAAGQSQVAERNADYSEITRKLAFPMGRTLKSHDWVFWCGDFNYRIDMEKDELKECVRTGDLSTVLEFDQLRKEQEAGNVFSEFLEGEIGFDPTYKYDLFSDDYDTSEKQRAPAWTDRCLWRRRKALAEGDFPSWNPGKLIHYGRSELKQSDHRPVIAIIDAEIMEIDQQRRRTVFEQVIRDLGPPDSTIVVHVMESSVDDEGPTIYDESVMSALIAELSKMGEVTLVRYVEDTMWVTFRDGESALNAAAKRSTQVCGLELVFELKSSDWQHLVDSEIELCTTNTIPLCANPTEQAQLLQVSPEVPQRPKQPPTRPPARPPMPMSPKNSPRHIPHVGVISIVPKPAKPPMPPQPLMQAPLQPMQAPPRPPAMDNTPSSKTHSPTELASVCSSGSSSGKASPTGSAVASGPPTPPRQMQSKQATPVSTPSRQLPPSSSSATPSSKQPSLEMPDTAYETASNIYEEIQDDVPAPRHPPPAGPPPVIGGGPVDSPRRQAGAAGAPMGPPPPLPNRGRGPPPIPNRSGNAPPLPTRPTNN comes from the exons ATGGCCATGTCAAAGGTGATTCGTGTGCTGGAAAAGTCCATAGCTCCGTCGCCGCACAGTGTATTGCTGGAGCATCGCCACAAGAGCGACAGCATCTTGTTCGAGTCACACGCTGTGGCTCTGCTGACGCAACAGGAAACGGACGTGATAAGGAAGCAGTACACGAAAGTCTGCGACGCCTACGGATGCTTGGGAGTCCTGCAGTTGAATGCCGGTGAGAGCACAGTGCTGTTCCTAGTGCTGGTGACCGGCTGCGTGTCCATGGGAAAGATCGGAGATGTGGAGATCTTTCGAATCACGCAGACGACCTTCGTGTCGCTGCAGAACGCGGCCCCTAATGAGGACAAGATTAGTGAGGTGCGCAAGCTGCTCAATTCCGGAACGTTCTACTTCGCCCACATCAATACTAGCGCCAGTGCGACGGCTGGCACCTCCGGATCTTCATTCAGCAAGTTCGACATCACACTGTGCGCCCAGCGACGGCAGCAGACCTCGGAGACGGACAACCGCTTCTTCTGGAACCGCATGATGCACATACACCTGATGCGCTTCGGCATTGACTGCCAGTCGTGGCTACTCCAGGCCATGTGTGGCTCCGTGGAGATTCGCACTGTCTACGTAGGGGCCAAGAACGCCCGGGCAGCCATTATCTCCAGGCTGAGCTGTGAGCGGGCCGGCACTCGGTTCAACGTGCGCGGCACCAACGACGAGGGCTACGTGGCCAACTTTGTGGAGACGGAGCAGGTGATCTATGTGGATGGGGAGGTTACCAGCCATATCCAAACCAGGGGCTCAGTGCCACTCTTCTGGGAGCAGCCGGGTGTGCAGGTGGGATCGCACAAAGTCAAGCTATCTCGAGGCTTCGAGACCTCCGCTGCCGCTTTCGATCGACACATGAGCATGATGAGGCAGCGCTATGGCTATCAGACGATTGTGAATCTCCTGGGTAGCTCACTCATCGGCAGCAAAGAGGGCGAGGCCATGCTGAGCAATGAGTTCCAGCGGCACCACGGCATGTCTGCCCACAAGGATGTACCTCACGTGGTATTCGACTATCACCAGGAGTGCCGCGGCGGCAACTTCTCCGCTTTGGCCAAGCTGAAGGAACGAATTGTGGCCTGTGGGGCCAACTACGGTGTGTTCCATGCGTCCAATGGTCAGGTGGTCCGAGAGCAGTTTGGAGTTGTTCGCACCAATTGCCTGGACTGCCTAGATCGCACGAACTGTGTGCAGACCTACCTGGGCTTGGACATGCTCAACCTGCAGCTGGAATCGCTGAAGATGGGGGGCAAGCAGCAGAACATTTCGCGTTTCGAAGAGATCTTCCGCCAGATGTGGATCAACAATGGCAACGAGGTGAGCAAGATCTACGCCGGTACGGGCGCCATTCAGGGCGGCTCCAAGCTGATGGATGGGGCCCGCTCGGCGGCCCGGACCATACAGAACAATCTTTTGGACAACTCCAAGCAG GAAGCAATTGACGTTCTCCTGGTGGGCTCGACACTCAGCTCGGAGCTGGCTGATCGGGCACGGATCCTGCTGCCCTCCAACATGCTGCATGCACCCACAACGGTGCTCAGGGAGCTGTGCAAGCGCTACACGGAGTACGTACATCCGCGCATGGCCCGGATCGCCGTAGGCACTTACAACGTGAATGGCGGAAAGCATTTCCGGAGTATTGTCTTCAAAGATTCCTTGGCAGACTGGCTGCTAGACTGCCACGCCATGGCTCGATCCAAAGCCCTTGTGGATGTGAACAATCCCTCTGAGCATGTCGATCATCCAGTAGACATCTATGCCATTGGCTTCGAGGAGATCGTGGACCTGAATGCCTCGAACATCATGGCAGCCAGCACGGACAACGCCAAGCAGTGGGCCGAGGAGCTGCAGAAGACCATCTCCCGGGACAACGACTATGTGCTGCTTACCTACCAACAGCTGGTGGGCGTCTGcctttacatatacatacgacCGGAGCATGCTCCCCACATCCGGGACGTGGCCATTGATTGTGTGAAGACTGGCCTGGGCGGGGCCACGGGAAACAAGGGAGCCTGTGCCATCAGATTCGTTCTCCACGGCACTTCAATGTGCTTTGTATGCGCCCACTTTGCGGCCGGCCAGTCGCAGGTGGCGGAAAGGAACGCCGACTACTCTGAGATCACCAGGAAGCTGGCCTTTCCCATGGGCAGGACCCTGAAGTCGCACGATTGGGTGTTCTGGTGCGGAGACTTCAACTACCGCATCGACATGGAGAAGGATGAGCTTAAGGAGTGTGTCCGCACAGGCGATCTCTCCACGGTCCTCGAGTTTGATCAGCTGCGAAAGGAGCAAGAAGCCGGCAACGTTTTCTCGGAGTTCCTGGAGGGGGAGATTGGCTTCGATCCGACCTACAAGTACGATCTCTTCAGCGACGACTACGACACGTCGGAAAAGCAGCGGGCGCCAGCCTGGACAGACAGGTGTCTCTGGCGCCGGAGGAAGGCTTTAGCCGAGGGCGACTTCCCCTCTTGGAATCCTGGCAAACTCATCCACTACGGACGCTCCGAGCTGAAGCAGAGTGATCATCGTCCTGTCATCGCCATCATTGATGCGGAGATTATGGAGATCGATCAGCAGCGCCGACGGACAGTCTTTGAGCAGGTCATCAGGGATCTGGGACCCCCAGACTCTACGATTGTGGTGCATGTCATGGAATCTTCGGTCGACGACGAGGGGCCCACCATCTATGACGAGAGCGTGATGTCTGCCCTGATTGCCGAGCTGTCAAAGATGGGTGAGGTTACCCTCGTGCGCTATGTGGAGGACACCATGTGGGTGACCTTCCGAGACGGCGAGTCGGCCCTGAACGCCGCCGCCAAACGGAGCACACAAGTCTGCGGCCTGGAGCTGGTCTTCGAGCTAAAGTCTTCTGACTGGCAGCACTTGGTGGACAGCGAGATCGAGCTATGCACCACAAACACCATTCCGCTGTGTGCTAATCCCACAGAGCAGGCCCAGCTGTTGCAGGTATCGCCGGAGGTTCCTCAGCGGCCCAAGCAGCCACCGACGCGTCCTCCCGCTCGCCCGCCCATGCCCATGTCGCCAAAGAACTCGCCACGTCATATCCCTCATGTCGGGGTCATCAGCATCGTCCCCAAGCCGGCCAAGCCGCCGATGCCCCCCCAGCCCCTGATGCAAGCGCCCCTCCAGCCGATGCAAGCGCCTCCTCGACCGCCTGCCATGGACAACACACCCTCCTCCAAAACGCATTCCCCCACAGAGCTGGCCTCCGTCTGTTCATCGGGCTCATCTTCGGGCAAGGCATCACCCACTGGCTCAGCAGTGGCCTCCGGTCCGCCCACTCCTCCGCGTCAAATGCAAAGCAAGCAAGCCACGCCCGTCTCTACGCCCTCAAGGCAGTTGCCGCCCTCGTCGTCTTCCGCAACACCATCATCGAAGCAGCCATCGCTGGAGATGCCGGACACCGCCTACGAGACCGCTAGCAATATATACGAGGAGATCCAAGACGACGTTCCCGCACCGCGCCACCCACCCCCGGCTGGACCGCCTCCAGTCATTGGCGGCGGCCCTGTGGACAGCCCTCGACGCCAGgctggagcagctggagcaCCGATGGGTCCCCCGCCACCGCTCCCGAATCGAGGTCGTGGTCCGCCACCGATACCAAATAGAAGCGGCAATGCACCGCCGCTGCCAACGCGACCCACTAACAACTAG
- the LOC6898853 gene encoding LIM domain-containing protein A-like, translated as MWPIRFSSVHLCIFCLLFLAIHQHALQAAPAHRSHRERDSPKSLEDPHLEFQGPNRPEDNTDHGQSRELAAQVIHHHAIQEAPAQSSHRHPNSHESVKDPHLEFQGPNRPKDSTDRGQSRELGSQLIHHHAIQEAPAQSSHRHADSHESLKDPHLEFQGPNRPKDSADHGQSRELGSQLIHHHAIQEAPAQSSHRHADSHESLKDPHLEFQGQKRPEDNTDYGQSRELGSQLIHHHAIQEAPDQSLHRHPHSHESLKDPHLEFQGPNRPKDSTDHGQSRELASQLIHHHAVQDAPPQSSHRHPDSHESLKDPHLEFQGPNRPKDSADHGQSRELGSQLIHHHAIQEAPDQSSYRHPDSHESLKDPHLEFQGPNRPKDSTDHGQSRELESQLIQHHELQAAPASRSHHHRDSHKSLKDPHLEFQGPNRPKDSTDHGQSRELGSQVFHHQAIQEPPAHSSHRHLESHKSPKEPHLEFQGPNRPEDSSDRGQTREFGSWSEMPMRLFHLVSENLTTVDSSGDRNQRKTSAMQRQAKKHLSPRARTSGTSERHKELTIPLARGIVNIHGRRIANPWIVTYGDVWRDTRLAAGHLSRVPRLHLASSPIVNYYPDEAKLASVCKSTIFMQKYGMPRRMSSWTWIQYHIYRKAFTYRRMDLKQWHRQAVLDIDCHRFHKKSTVLAYLECALSRYQRNEYQIPQYPKRQNQLFYDN; from the exons ATGTGGCCGATACGTTTTTCGTCTGTCCACTTGTGCATATTCTGTCTCCTTTTTTTG GCGATCCACCAACATGCGCTTCAAGCAGCGCCGGCCCACCGTTCGCACCGGGAACGAGACTCCCCAAAATCGCTCGAGGATCCCCACCTTGAGTTTCAGGGCCCAAATAGACCCGAGGATAACACGGACCATGGGCAGTCACGGGAATTGGCCGCCCAGGTGATCCACCATCATGCGATACAAGAGGCGCCGGCTCAAAGTTCGCACCGTCATCCAAACTCCCACGAATCGGTCAAGGATCCCCACCTCGAATTTCAAGGGCCAAATAGACCCAAGGATAGCACGGACCGTGGACAGTCACGGGAATTGGGATCCCAGCTGATCCATCATCATGCGATACAAGAGGCGCCGGCTCAAAGTTCGCACCGTCATGCAGACTCCCACGAATCGCTCAAGGATCCCCACCTCGAATTTCAGGGGCCAAATAGACCCAAGGACAGCGCGGACCATGGACAGTCACGGGAATTGGGATCCCAGCTGATCCACCATCATGCGATACAAGAGGCGCCGGCTCAAAGTTCGCACCGTCATGCAGACTCCCACGAATCGCTCAAGGATCCCCACCTTGAGTTTCAGGGGCAAAAAAGACCCGAGGATAACACAGACTATGGACAGTCACGGGAATTGGGATCCCAGCTGATCCACCATCATGCGATACAAGAGGCGCCGGATCAAAGTTTGCACCGTCATCCACACTCCCACGAATCTCTCAAAGATCCCCACCTTGAGTTTCAGGGGCCAAATAGACCCAAGGATAGCACGGACCATGGGCAGTCACGGGAATTGGCCTCCCAGCTGATCCACCATCATGCGGTACAAGATGCGCCGCCTCAAAGTTCGCACCGCCATCCAGACTCCCACGAATCGCTCAAGGATCCCCACCTCGAATTTCAGGGGCCAAATAGACCCAAGGACAGCGCGGACCATGGACAGTCACGGGAATTGGGATCCCAGCTGATCCACCATCATGCGATACAAGAGGCGCCGGATCAAAGTTCGTACCGTCATCCAGACTCCCACGAATCGCTCAAGGATCCCCACCTCGAATTTCAGGGACCAAATAGACCCAAGGACAGCACGGACCATGGACAGTCACGGGAATTGGAATCCCAGCTGATCCAACACCATGAGCTACAGGCGGCGCCGGCCTCCCGTTCGCACCATCATCGAGACTCCCACAAATCGCTCAAGGATCCCCACCTCGAATTTCAAGGGCCAAATAGACCCAAGGATAGCACGGACCATGGGCAGTCACGGGAATTGGGCTCCCAGGTGTTCCACCACCAAGCGATACAAGAACCGCCGGCTCACAGTTCGCACCGTCATCTAGAGTCCCACAAATCGCCCAAGGAACCTCACCTTGAGTTTCAGGGACCAAATAGACCCGAGGATAGCTCGGACCGTGGACAGACTCGGGAATTTGGCTCTTGGTCCGAAATGCCCATGAGACTCTTTCACCTAGTTAGCGAAAATCTAACGACAGTGGACAGTAGTGGCGACCGTAACCAGCGAAAGACCAGCGCTATGCAACGACAAGCTAAGAAGCATCTTTCCCCTCGTGCAAGGACATCGGGAACGAGTGAACGGCACAAGGAGCTCACCATACCACTAGCGCGCGGAATAGTAAACATCCACGGCAGGCGGATCGCAAACCCTTGGATTGTCACCTACGGGGATGTGTGGAGGGACACGCGTCTCGCTGCCGGGCATTTAAGCAGAGTACCCCGTTTACACTTGGCGTCGTCGCCAATCGTAAACTACTATCCTGACGAGGCCAAGCTTGCCAGCGTATGCAAGTCGAccatatttatgcaaaaatacgGCATGCCACGTAGGATGTCGTCCTGGACTTGGATTCAGTACCATATCTACCGGAAAGCCTTCACTTACAGACGCATGGACCTAAAACAGTGGCATCGCCAAGCAGTTCTTGACATAGACTGCCACCGCTTTCATAAGAAATCAACGGTCCTTGCATATTTGGAATGCGCGTTAAGTCGCTATCAGAGAAATGAATATCAAATACCCCAGTATCCAAAGCGCCAGAACCAACTGTTCTATGACAACTAG
- the LOC4805279 gene encoding tetratricopeptide repeat protein 25 isoform X3, which produces MPRKKQKVDTIEEIETTIKLLCDQSNNHMKVREYDKALFGYNQALELNSTDINALISRSKCYLLLGEASKALQDAETALGEEKNNIRAIYQKAESLYYLGQFEQSLMFFHRGLRARPELASFRLGVQKTQEAIENTIGTKPRAPPSAPKSGKSRKSDDNMSKSQMLNSPRPQTTRQKPTKADLERRNARKLLGELCVDKEYLEKLLLHPDLVRADTNTENISTFAKEAVEFLHKRQEFWRQQRQCTALPNHKNLPNDAMPKWF; this is translated from the exons ATGCCGCGGAAGAAGCAGAAGGTGGACACTATCGAGGAGATCGAGACCACCATAAAGCTGCTCTGTGATCAGTCCAATAACCACATGAAAGTTCGCGAATATGATAAGGCTTTGTTCGGCTACAATCAG GCTCTGGAGCTGAACAGCACGGACATCAATGCCTTGATATCGCGCAGTAAGTGCTATCTGCTGCTGGGCGAAGCCTCCAAGGCACTGCAGGACGCGGAGACAGCCCTCGGAGAGGAGAAGAACAATATACGAGCCATCTACCAAAAGGCGGAGTCGCTCTACTATTTGGGCCAGTTCGAGCAGAGCCTCATGTTCTTCCACCGCGGACTACGCGCTCGCCCCGAGCTGGCATCCTTCCGACTGGGCGTGCAAAAGACCCAAGAAGCCATCGAGAACACCATCGGCACCAAGCCGCGTGCACCTCCGTCCGCCCCAAAGAGCGGCAAGTCGCGCAAGTCCGACGACAACATGTCAAAGTCGCAGATGCTTAACAGTCCCCGTCCGCAGACGACGCGTCAGAAGCCCACTAAGGCGGACCTGGAGCGCCGCAATGCTCGGAAGCTCCTGGGAGAGCTATGCGTGGACAAAGAGTATCTGGAGAAGCTGTTGCTACATCCGGACCTGGTACGCGCCGACACCAACACGGAGAACATATCCACGTTTGCCAAGGAGGCGGTCGAGTTCCTCCACAAACGACAAGAGTTCTGGCGACAGCAGCGGCAATGCACGGCTCTTCCCAACCACAAGAACCTGCCCAACGATGCGATGCCCAAGTGGTTCTAA